A segment of the Fusobacterium ulcerans genome:
TTTAAAGTCTCCAGGAAGCACAGCTCCAATTTTAGCTACTACTACCTTATCTCCTAATTTATGATTTGGTGCTCCACAAATTATTTGTAGTTTTTCTTCTTCTCCAATATCAACTTTTAAAAGAGTAAGTTTATCTGAATTTGGATGTTTTCCATATTCAATTATCTGCCCTATAACTACATTGTTAAGGTCCTTACCTTGAACATCTATAGCTTCTACTTCCTGCCCAATCATAGTCAGTGCATTTTCCAGTTGATTTATATCTTCTTTTATGTCTACATACTGTTTCAACCAGTCTAAAGAAATTAACATTGTTCCCTCCAGAATTATTTAAATTGTTTTAAAAATCTTATATCATTTTCAAAAAATGCTCTAAGATCATCTATTCCATGTCTCAGCATAGTTACCCTTTCTATCCCAACTCCAAAAGCAAATCCACTTACTTCATTAGGATCATAACCTACTGCTTTCAATACCTCTGGGTCTACCATTCCGCATCCCATTATTTCCAACCATCCACTATCTTTACATACTCTGCATCCTTTACCCTTACATACAGCGCATTGTACATCCATTTCAGCACTTGGCTCTGTAAATGGAAAGAAGTGAGGTCTGAATCTTACTTCTGTTTCACCAAAGACTTTTTTAACAAAATGAGTCAATATTCCTTTAAGATTAGCAAAAGAAATATTTTCACCTATCATCAATCCTTCCATTTGGTGGAACATTGGTGTATGAGATACATCATAGTCAGGTCTATAAACTTTTCCAGGACATATCATTCTGAAAGGTGGTTTGTGTTCAAGCATATATCTTACTTGTACTGGCGATGTCTGTGTTCTCAATACTACATTATCAGAAATATAAAAAGTATCTGTTATGTCTCTTGATGGATGTGTTTCTGGAATATTTAAAGCATCAAAGTTATATTCAACTTTTTCTATTTCTGGTCCATCAGCAACATCAAATCCCATTTCAATAAATATATCTTTCATAAAATTCATTGTTTCTGTGATAGGATGAGTTGTTCCTAATTCAACCTCTTCTCCTGGAAGAGTAATATCAAGAATTTCCTGCTCTAGTCTTGCTCTTTTTTCTTTTTCTTTTAGTTGGTTATTTTTTTCATCTAGTATTTGGCTGATAAATTCTCTAGTTTCATTTACCAACTGACCAATAACAGATCTTTCTTCTGGAGAAAGAGTTTTCATTCCTTTAGAAATCTCTGTTAGTTCCCCTTTTTTTCCTAGCAGGCTGACTCTTATCTCTTCAAGTTCTTGTAAAGAAGCAGCGCTTTCTATGCTAGATTGTGCTTGTTCCTTTAATTGTGCTACCTTTTCCTTCATTTTTCCTCCCTATGTCAAAGGCTAAAAATCTTCTATATATCTAACTATTTTAAATTCTTTTTAGAAGAAAATCAATACTTTCTTTATTTATTTTTATTATTCCATAATCATTTCCCAGTACAGCCCCTGGATTAAATAGGGTTATACCTTTCTTCTTTTCAAGATATGGCCTATGAGTATGGCCAAATATAACCACATCACATCCCAATTCTCTTCCTCTTTTTTCTATTGTCTCATATTCAAGTTTTACCCTGTAATGATGACCATGAGCTAGAAAGACTTTATGTCCCCCTAGCTCAAGAATCATCTCATCACTTCTTTGCATATCATAATAGTCGCAGTTTCCTTTAACTATATGATAAATATTTTCTGGAAAAACATAAGAAAGTTCCTCTGCATCATCACTAAAATCTCCTGCACATATTACCATATCAGGCTTTTCTCTCTCATATACAGAAATCAACTTTTCCAGTCTACCATGTGAATCTGATATAACCAATATTTTCATGATTTATTCCTATCTAAAAACTATCCTATAAATATAGGTGTTTTACTTTTTTCTAATAATTTTATACCATTTTTACCAATTATTTTTTCAAAGAAATAACTTCTGCTCAAATTTCCCATTACAAAGAAATCACACTCATTTATTTTTTCAAGAACTTCATCATAATCTGCTGTATTCAGTACTTCATGTTTTATAGTTTTTTCTTTTCCTTCAAGATAACCTATAAGATGATTTTCTTCAATTTCTTTATTGATTACAAATGAAATAAACTCTTTAACTTCTGGGAAAAGATTAGTAAACTGGTAACAACTTCTGTTAATTTTTACTCCATCATCATTGGCAATAATTACTTTATCCATTCCCTTTAAAGGCTTTTCCCCTACAAATATTATAGATTTATAATTTCCTTTTAAAATACTTACTATTCTCTCAGTAATAGCTTCATTTTTTCCAATAAGAAGAGTATCACAACTTTTCATTCTATCAGTAACTATCTCAGGAACAAGTCCAATATCTACTTCAAGTTCTGTTTTAATTCCCTTTGATTTAAGAATTTTTTCAATATCTTCTATCTCCTGTTTTTCCATGTCAGCCCAACCTTGCATAATAAAAGGTGATCTTCCACTCATCATCATTCCATCAGTAGAAGCAGCTATTATTTTGTCTCTAGACATATCTTTAATGTAAAGAGGCATGATTTTAAAGCCTAAACTGTTTTGTAAATAAACTGCACTTTCAATAAGATTATCTCTTTCCATTTCATTTCCAAATAATAGTAAAGCTTTTCTCATATATACCACCCCATTTTTAAAATATTAGTCTTCCTTTGTTTCAACTATTTCCACTTCTTCTATGTTAGTTTCATCTTCAATAGAATTAAGCTCTGATATTTCTTCTTCTTCTTCAGATTTTACTCTAGTTATTGATACTACTTTTTCAGCTCCATCAACTTTCATTATGATTACTCCCTGAGTAGCTCTTCCATAAAGCGCAATGGTATCAAGAGGCATTCTTATAACTATACCTGATGATGTAATAGCCATTAACTCTTCACCTTCAGTTACTGGAAGCACTGATACAACTGCTCCTGTTTTAGCATTACATCTTATATTTATTACTCCCTTACCTGATCTTGCTTGTAATGGATATTCATCTATTCTTGTTCTCTTTCCATATCCATTTTCTGTTACTGTAAGAATACTTCCTTCTTCATCTTTAATTAAAAGTGCTGATACAATTGAGTCTCCTGGTCTTAAAGTTATTGATTTAACTCCCATAGTATCTCTTCCTGTAGGTCTTACATTATCGCTATTGAATCTAATAGAATATCCTTGTTTTGTAGCAATAAATACCTGCTCCTGATCAATCTTCTCTATTAGTCCTACATATATTATATCATCTTCTTCTTTTAATTTGATAGCTTTTAATCCAGAATTATTAATATTTTTAAATTCATCTAGATTAGTCTTCTTAATTAGTCCTTCTTTAGTAACAAATACAACTTCATTTTCTTTAGAGAAATCTCTTGTTTTAATGACAGCTCTTATCTTTTCATCTTCTCTTGTTCTGATAATATTGCTCATAAGTTTTCCTCTTGACTGTTTAGAAGTCTCTGGAATCTCATAAACTTTTATATTAAATACTCTTCCTTGATTTGTAAATATCATAAGGGTATCTAAATTAGAAGCTGATTCTATACTTTCAACAAAGTCATCTTCTATGGTATTTTGGCTTGCTACCCCTTTTCCTCCCCTTTTTTGAGCTTTATATTTACTTACTTCCATTCTCTTTACATATCCTTTATTAGTAAGAGTAAGTATTACATTTTCGTCTTTTATAAGATCTTCTGGGAGTATTTCCATTCTCTCATTTTCAATAAGAGTTCTTCTGTTATCATTATATTTTTCTTTTAGATAAAGAAGTTCTTCTTTAATTATTTCATATATCTTAGAATCATGAGAAAGTATCTCTCTCAATTCTGCTATATATTTTTCAATTTCTTCATATTCAGCATCAATTTTTCCTCTTTCCAAACCTGTAAGTCTTTGTAGTTTCATATCTAGTATAGCTCTGGCTTGAACATCTGAGAAAGCATATTTTTCTATTAAAAGTTCTCTTGCCTGATTTCCATCTGATGATCCTCTGATGATTTCAATTATTCTGTCAATATTATCAAGAGCTATTCTATAACCTTGTAATATATGTGCTCTTTTTTCAGCTTTATCCAAATCAAATTTAGTTCTTCTAGTTACTACTTCAAATCTATGTTTTATATATTCATGAAGTATTTCTTTTAGGTTAAGTACTCTTGGTGCATTATTTACAAGAGCCAGCATAATTATACCAAATGTATTTTGAAGTTCTGTATATTTATATAATTTATTTAGTATAAGCTCTGGTTCTTCGCCTTTTTTGACTTCTATAACCACTCTGATTCCATGTCTGTCAGATTCATCTCTCAAATCTGTTATTCCAGTTACTCTTTTATCTTTTACAAGATCAGCTATTCTTTCTATAAGAGTAGATTTATTCAACTGATATGGAATTTCTTTGATTATAATAGAAGCTTTTCCATTTTTCTGTTCTTCTATCTCTACTTTACCTCTTACTCTTACCTTACCTCTTCCTGTCATATAGGCATCTCTGATACCCTTTTGACCATCGATTATACCTCCAGTTGGAAAATCTGGCCCTTTTATATACTCCATTAAATCTAAAGGTGTAAGTTCAGGATTATCTATAAGAGCAAGTATTCCATCTATAAGTTCCCCAAGATTATGTGGAGGAATATTGGTAGCCATTCCTACCGCAATTCCTGTTGCACCATTAAGAAGTAAATTTGGCAGTTTTGCCGGAAGAACTGTTGGCTCATCTAATGAATCATCAAAGTTTTTTCTAAAATCAATAGTATTCTTATCAATATCATCTATAAGCTCATTACTGATTTTTGCCATTCTTGCTTCTGTATATCTCATAGCTGCTGCGGAATCTCCATCTATTGATCCAAAGTTTCCGTGACCATCTACAAGTAAATATCTGTAGTTAAAATCTTGAGCCATTCTTACCATTGTTCCATATACTGCTGAGTCTCCATGTGGATGGTACTTACCTAGAACTTCTCCAACGATTCTAGCAGATTTTTTATATGCTTTATCATAGGTCATTCCAAGTTCACTCATAGCAAAAAGTATTCTTCTATGAACTGGTTTCATTCCATCTCTTACATCTGGAAGTGCTCTGCTGACAATTACACTCATGGAATAGTCGAGATATGATTCTTTCATCTCATCTTCTATATATCTATTATTAACATTTGACATTATTAATCCTCCTAAAATTTCTCAACTTCTAAAGCAGAATATATATATTCAATCTTTGATTCTAAAAATTTTTTATATATTAATATTTTATTATTATTCATATACATATTAATTAGATATCAAGATTTTTTACATATACTGCATTCTCTTCTATAAACTCTCTTCTAGGATCTACTTTATCTCCCATCAATTTATCAAACAACATATCTGCTGCTCTTGCATCGTCTATAGTCACCTGTAGAAGTGTTCTTGTATCAGGGTTCATAGTTGTATCCCAAAGCTGTTCAGGATTCATCTCTCCCAGCCCTTTATATCTTTGCAGAGTATATTTTCTGTCATCCCCTTCAAAAACATCTGTTATCTCTTTAAGTTCTTTATCTGTATAAGCATATCTTATTTGCTTACCTGTAGTTATCTTATATAGAGGCGGCTGTGCAATATATACATTCCCGTTATAAATAAGATCTACCATAAATCTATAAATGAAAGTAAGAAGCAGTGTTCTAATGTGAGCTCCATCTACATCGGCATCTGTCATAAGTATTATCTTCCCATATCTAAGTTTTTCTATATTGAAACTGTCTCCAATACTTGTACCAAAAGCTGTTATCATAGCCCTTACTTCATTATTCTCAAGTGATTTATGAAGTCCTGCTTTTTCCACATTAAGTATTTTACCTCTCAAAGGCAGTATAGCTTGATGTGATCTATCTCTTCCTTGCTTTGCTGATCCTCCTGCTGAATCTCCCTCAACTATATAAATTTCACATTCATCAGGATTTTTAGATGAACAGTCAGCAAGTTTACCAGGAAGTGATCCAACTTCAAGAACTGATTTTCTAAGTACTAATTCTCTAGCTTTTTGAGCTGCTTCTCTGGCTTTTTTAGAATTAAGTATTTTTTCTATTATTATTTTAGTATCATTAGGATTATCTTCCAGAACTATTTTCAGATTAGTTCCTACCAAAGTTGATACTATACCTGTAACCTCAGAATTTCCAAGCTTTGTTTTAGTCTGTCCTTCAAATTGAGGCTGAGGAACTTTTACAGATACAATTGCTGTAACTCCCTCTCTGATATCATTTCCTTGAAGTTTTCCATCTTTTTCCTTCAGATATCCCTGAGCCTTTCCTACATCATTTATTACTCTTGTCAAAGCAGTTCTAAATCCACTTACATGAGTTCCTCCCTCATGAGTATTGATGTTATTTACAAATGAGTATATAACCTCTGCTTGATTCACTGTATAGAGAAAAGCTATATCCACAGTTACATTATCTACTTCTCCTGACATATATATTGGTTCTGGTATAAGCTTTTCAGTTTCCTCTGTTATCTCTTTAAGGAAATCTACTATACCCCCCTCAAATTTAAATTCCTCTTTTTTATATGGCTCTTTTCTGCTGTCACTAAGGTGTATTTCTAAACCTTTATTCAAATAAGCTAACTCTTTTAATCTATTCTTTAAAGTATTGTAATCATAAATAAGAGTTTCAAATATCTCATGGTCTGCTTTAAATCTTACTGATGTTCCATGGTCTGTTGTCACTCCAATCTCTTTTACATCCTCTTCAGGTATTCCTCTGTTATATTTTTGATACCAAATTTTTCCATCTGTTTTTACAGTTACATCTGTCCATTCTGAAAGAGCATTTACTACTGATACCCCTACTCCATGAAGTCCTCCTGATACTTTGTAGT
Coding sequences within it:
- the pheS gene encoding phenylalanine--tRNA ligase subunit alpha; the encoded protein is MKEKVAQLKEQAQSSIESAASLQELEEIRVSLLGKKGELTEISKGMKTLSPEERSVIGQLVNETREFISQILDEKNNQLKEKEKRARLEQEILDITLPGEEVELGTTHPITETMNFMKDIFIEMGFDVADGPEIEKVEYNFDALNIPETHPSRDITDTFYISDNVVLRTQTSPVQVRYMLEHKPPFRMICPGKVYRPDYDVSHTPMFHQMEGLMIGENISFANLKGILTHFVKKVFGETEVRFRPHFFPFTEPSAEMDVQCAVCKGKGCRVCKDSGWLEIMGCGMVDPEVLKAVGYDPNEVSGFAFGVGIERVTMLRHGIDDLRAFFENDIRFLKQFK
- a CDS encoding YfcE family phosphodiesterase translates to MKILVISDSHGRLEKLISVYEREKPDMVICAGDFSDDAEELSYVFPENIYHIVKGNCDYYDMQRSDEMILELGGHKVFLAHGHHYRVKLEYETIEKRGRELGCDVVIFGHTHRPYLEKKKGITLFNPGAVLGNDYGIIKINKESIDFLLKRI
- the gyrA gene encoding DNA gyrase subunit A translates to MSNVNNRYIEDEMKESYLDYSMSVIVSRALPDVRDGMKPVHRRILFAMSELGMTYDKAYKKSARIVGEVLGKYHPHGDSAVYGTMVRMAQDFNYRYLLVDGHGNFGSIDGDSAAAMRYTEARMAKISNELIDDIDKNTIDFRKNFDDSLDEPTVLPAKLPNLLLNGATGIAVGMATNIPPHNLGELIDGILALIDNPELTPLDLMEYIKGPDFPTGGIIDGQKGIRDAYMTGRGKVRVRGKVEIEEQKNGKASIIIKEIPYQLNKSTLIERIADLVKDKRVTGITDLRDESDRHGIRVVIEVKKGEEPELILNKLYKYTELQNTFGIIMLALVNNAPRVLNLKEILHEYIKHRFEVVTRRTKFDLDKAEKRAHILQGYRIALDNIDRIIEIIRGSSDGNQARELLIEKYAFSDVQARAILDMKLQRLTGLERGKIDAEYEEIEKYIAELREILSHDSKIYEIIKEELLYLKEKYNDNRRTLIENERMEILPEDLIKDENVILTLTNKGYVKRMEVSKYKAQKRGGKGVASQNTIEDDFVESIESASNLDTLMIFTNQGRVFNIKVYEIPETSKQSRGKLMSNIIRTREDEKIRAVIKTRDFSKENEVVFVTKEGLIKKTNLDEFKNINNSGLKAIKLKEEDDIIYVGLIEKIDQEQVFIATKQGYSIRFNSDNVRPTGRDTMGVKSITLRPGDSIVSALLIKDEEGSILTVTENGYGKRTRIDEYPLQARSGKGVINIRCNAKTGAVVSVLPVTEGEELMAITSSGIVIRMPLDTIALYGRATQGVIIMKVDGAEKVVSITRVKSEEEEEISELNSIEDETNIEEVEIVETKED
- the gyrB gene encoding DNA topoisomerase (ATP-hydrolyzing) subunit B; this translates as MSNNYQAENITVLEGLEAVRKRPGMYIGTTSERGLHHLVWEIVDNAVDEALAGYCDKIIVNILPDNIIEVIDNGRGIPVGIHPKYNKSALEIVLTVLHAGGKFENDNYKVSGGLHGVGVSVVNALSEWTDVTVKTDGKIWYQKYNRGIPEEDVKEIGVTTDHGTSVRFKADHEIFETLIYDYNTLKNRLKELAYLNKGLEIHLSDSRKEPYKKEEFKFEGGIVDFLKEITEETEKLIPEPIYMSGEVDNVTVDIAFLYTVNQAEVIYSFVNNINTHEGGTHVSGFRTALTRVINDVGKAQGYLKEKDGKLQGNDIREGVTAIVSVKVPQPQFEGQTKTKLGNSEVTGIVSTLVGTNLKIVLEDNPNDTKIIIEKILNSKKAREAAQKARELVLRKSVLEVGSLPGKLADCSSKNPDECEIYIVEGDSAGGSAKQGRDRSHQAILPLRGKILNVEKAGLHKSLENNEVRAMITAFGTSIGDSFNIEKLRYGKIILMTDADVDGAHIRTLLLTFIYRFMVDLIYNGNVYIAQPPLYKITTGKQIRYAYTDKELKEITDVFEGDDRKYTLQRYKGLGEMNPEQLWDTTMNPDTRTLLQVTIDDARAADMLFDKLMGDKVDPRREFIEENAVYVKNLDI